The Devosia sp. SD17-2 genome includes a region encoding these proteins:
- a CDS encoding YiiD C-terminal domain-containing protein — MTPSALDEYLHTHIPITRAMGVQTLFASAERVELTAPLEPNINVHGTAFGGSGATLALLAAWSVLHLRLAAEGITNRLVIQRSTIDYLLPVAGDLMAVATLDGADLDSFFATMARRGRARLSVSSELMFEGKVAGRLTGDFVAIAEQ; from the coding sequence ATGACCCCTTCGGCGCTGGACGAATATCTGCACACCCACATCCCGATCACCCGGGCCATGGGTGTGCAGACCCTCTTCGCCAGCGCCGAACGCGTCGAACTGACCGCGCCGCTTGAGCCCAATATCAATGTGCATGGAACGGCCTTCGGCGGCAGCGGCGCCACATTGGCGCTGCTCGCAGCGTGGTCAGTCCTCCACCTGCGCCTCGCCGCGGAAGGCATTACTAACCGCCTCGTCATCCAGCGATCGACCATCGATTATCTGCTTCCCGTGGCTGGCGATCTCATGGCCGTCGCCACGCTTGATGGCGCCGATCTCGACAGCTTCTTTGCCACCATGGCGCGACGCGGCCGCGCCCGCCTCAGCGTTTCGTCAGAGCTGATGTTCGAGGGAAAAGTCGCAGGCCGGCTGACCGGCGATTTCGTCGCCATTGCCGAGCAGTAA
- a CDS encoding phytoene/squalene synthase family protein — MADGSFSQAAETLRSLDRDRYLSTLVLPAAARDGVTSIFAFSADVAAIRARITSPAAGEIRLQWWNDALSGPEHGDVRQNPVANALMQTLSAYGLPAGTLLRLLGARRFDLYDDPMPDLPSFEGYAGETASTLLQLSAMILNAGAPVEPGDAAGHLGVAQAMVGHLRAFGVLASQGRIMLPWSIFEANGVREGEIFSGTDSEGLQAALGQIAELAADHLAKAQVAIDALPKALRPAFAIYPVVAAQLRRWNANSAQPFAVPVEEADWRKIGRISWWALRQR; from the coding sequence ATGGCGGACGGCAGTTTTTCTCAGGCAGCTGAAACGCTGCGCTCCCTCGATCGCGACCGCTATCTGTCGACGCTGGTGCTGCCGGCGGCGGCGCGGGACGGCGTCACTTCGATCTTTGCCTTCAGCGCTGATGTGGCGGCTATCCGCGCGCGGATTACCAGCCCCGCTGCGGGAGAAATCCGGCTGCAATGGTGGAACGATGCGCTGAGCGGGCCGGAGCATGGCGATGTGCGCCAGAACCCGGTTGCCAATGCGCTGATGCAGACCCTGTCGGCCTATGGTCTGCCTGCCGGTACGCTGCTGCGCCTGCTCGGTGCGCGGCGGTTTGATCTTTATGACGACCCCATGCCGGATCTGCCGAGCTTTGAGGGCTATGCCGGCGAGACGGCTTCCACGCTGCTGCAGCTGTCGGCGATGATCCTCAACGCGGGGGCTCCGGTGGAGCCGGGCGATGCCGCAGGGCATCTCGGGGTGGCGCAGGCCATGGTGGGCCATTTGCGGGCCTTCGGGGTCCTAGCTTCGCAGGGGCGGATCATGCTGCCCTGGTCGATCTTTGAAGCCAATGGCGTGCGCGAGGGCGAGATCTTTTCGGGCACCGACAGCGAGGGATTGCAGGCGGCTCTGGGGCAGATCGCCGAACTGGCGGCAGATCACCTCGCCAAGGCGCAGGTCGCCATCGACGCCTTGCCCAAGGCGCTGCGACCGGCTTTTGCGATTTACCCGGTGGTGGCGGCGCAGCTGCGTCGGTGGAACGCCAATAGCGCGCAGCCCTTTGCTGTACCCGTTGAAGAAGCCGATTGGCGCAAGATCGGCCGCATCAGTTGGTGGGCGCTGCGGCAGCGGTAA
- a CDS encoding MTH938/NDUFAF3 family protein has translation MAHPSDSSPAGAAHYPHQVGIDAYGNGGFRFADLSHRGSLLCLPSGMQGWGAASAAEVTLESLSPVLEIADAVDVLLIGLGSEIAAIDPAIRQAFRERQVIIEAVNTGSAVRTYNVLLAEERAVAAAFIAVENAR, from the coding sequence ATGGCGCATCCGTCTGATTCCAGCCCTGCTGGTGCGGCCCATTATCCGCACCAGGTCGGCATAGATGCTTATGGCAATGGCGGGTTCCGCTTTGCTGATCTGTCGCACCGCGGCTCCTTGCTCTGCCTGCCTTCGGGCATGCAGGGGTGGGGGGCCGCCAGCGCAGCCGAGGTCACGCTCGAGAGCCTGTCACCCGTCCTTGAGATCGCCGACGCGGTCGATGTGCTGCTGATCGGGCTCGGGTCCGAAATCGCTGCCATCGATCCGGCAATCCGCCAGGCGTTTCGCGAGCGGCAGGTGATTATCGAAGCCGTCAACACCGGCAGCGCCGTGCGCACCTATAATGTGCTGCTGGCCGAAGAACGCGCCGTTGCGGCCGCCTTCATTGCCGTCGAGAATGCCCGCTGA